A stretch of Tenrec ecaudatus isolate mTenEca1 chromosome 2, mTenEca1.hap1, whole genome shotgun sequence DNA encodes these proteins:
- the LOC142440362 gene encoding olfactory receptor 14C36-like — protein MPNSTTVSQFLLTGFSEVWEVRVLYTMLFSLMYLATLTGNLLIVTVIIVDQRLHTPMYFFILNLSVLDMCYISVTVPKACVIFMLNNRVISVVGCAAQVFLVLLCASAEFLLLTIMARDRYVAICQPLHYHVIMTPRVCVQMTLGSVLSGLVYSSLHTGNTFRLSFCHSNVVHQFFCDIPSLLKLSCSDILANEIVIFVSTMIVGGGCFSFITMSYVHIFSTVLKFPTRGERRKAFSTCIPHILIFIVFLGSAAAVYLKPTSNSPQVQDMVISVFYSIVPPFLNPVIYTLRNKQIKEAIRRVMSRTLTSFRKTLIISAHSYLDFRS, from the coding sequence ATGCCTAACTCTACCACAGTGTCTCAATTTCTACTTACAGGATTTTCTGAAGTGTGGGAGGTAAGAGTCTTGTACACAATGTTATTTTCACTAATGTACTTGGCGACTCTCACAGGAAATCTTCTCATTGTCACTGTGATCATTGTTGACCAAAGGCTTCATACTCCCATGTATTTCTTTATCCTGAATCTGTCTGTCTTGGACATGTGTTACATTTCTGTGACTGTACCCAAGGCGTGTGTCATCTTCATGCTAAACAACAGGGTGATTTCCGTGGTTGGATGTGCAGCTCAGGTTTTCCTTGTATTGTTATGTGCTTCTGCCGAGTTCTTGCTGCTCACCATCATGGCCcgtgaccgctatgtggccatctgccagcccctccactaccatgtgaTCATGACCCCTCGTGTCTGTGTCCAAATGACTCTGGGCTCTGTGCTCAGTGGTCTGGTCTATTCAAGTCTGCACACTGGGAACACATTCCGTTTGTCCTTCTGTCATTCTAATGTGGTTCATCAGTTTTTCTGTGATATCCCCTCCCTACTGAAACTCTCCTGCTCTGACATCTTAGCCAATGAAATTGTGATTTTTGTCTCTACAATGATAGTAGGTGGTGGCTGCTTTTCCTTCATCACCATGTCTTATGTTCacatattttctactgtgctcAAGTTTCCAACTAGAGGAGAACGAAGAAAGGCCTTTTCCACCTGTATCCCACACATCCTCATTTTCATAGTTTTCCTTGGCTCTGCGGCTGCTGTGTATCTGAAGCCAACCTCCAACTCCCCTCAGGTACAGGACATGGTCATTTCTGTGTTCTATTCTATAGTTCCTCCTTTCTTGAATCCTGTCATCTACACTCTTAGAAACAAGCAGATAAAGGAGGCTATAAGGCGAGTTATGAGCAGAACACTCACTTCTTTCAGGAAAACTCTCATTATATCAGCACATTCCTATTTGGATTTCAGGAGTTGA
- the LOC142440363 gene encoding olfactory receptor 14C36-like, giving the protein MPNSTTVSEFLLSGFSDVWELRVVHTMLFLLMYLATLTGNLLIVTVIIVDQRLHTPMYFFLLNLSVLDMCYISVTVPKACVIFLLNNRVISVVGCAAQIFFVLLCVYTEFLLLTIMARDRYVAICQPLHYHVIMTPRVCVQMTLGSVLSGVVYAGVHTGNTFHLSFCHSNVVHQFFCDIPSLLKLSCSDTLTNEIIIFVSATIVGGGFFSFITMSYVHIFSTVLKFPTTGERRKAFSTCIPHILIVIIFLGSGAAVYLKPSSNSPLSEDMIISVFYCIVPPFLNPVIYTLRNKQIKEALRRVIRRTFTSFRKTLIISPHSYLNCRS; this is encoded by the coding sequence GTGGGAGTTGAGAGTCGTGCACACAATGTTATTTTTACTAATGTACTTGGCTACTCTCACAGGAAATCTTCTCATTGTCACAGTAATCATTGTTGACCAAAGACTTCATACCCCAATGTATTTCTTTCTTCTGAATCTATCTGTCTTGGACATGTGTTACATTTCTGTGACTGTACCTAAGGCATGTGTCATCTTCCTGCTAAACAACAGGGTGATTTCCGTGGTTGGATGTGCAGCTCAGATTTTCTTTGTGCTGTTATGTGTTTATACAGAATTTCTGCTGCTCACCATCATGGCCCGTGACCGCTATGTCGCCATCTGCcagcccctccactaccatgtgaTCATGACCCCTCGTGTCTGTGTCCAAATGACGCTGGGCTCTGTGCTCAGTGGTGTGGTCTACGCAGGTGTGCACACTGGGAACacattccatttgtccttctgtcATTCTAATGTGGTTCATCAGTTTTTCTGTGATATCCCCTCTCTGCTGAAGCTCTCCTGCTCTGACACCTTAACTAATGAAATTATAATTTTTGTCTCTGCAACTATAGTAGGTGGTGGCTTCTTTTCCTTCATCACCATGTCTTATGTTCacatattttctactgtgctcAAGTTTCCAACGACAGGAGAACGAAGAAAGGCCTTTTCCACCTGTATCCCGCACATCCTCATTGTCATAATTTTCCTGGGCTCTGGTGCTGCTGTGTATCTGAAGCCAAGCTCTAACTCCCCTCTGTCCGAGGACATGATCATTTCTGTGTTCTATTGTATAGTTCCTCCTTTCTTGAATCCTGTCATCTATACTCTTAGAAACAAGCAGATAAAAGAGGCTCTAAGGCGAGTTATCAGAAGAACATTCACTTCTTTCAGGAAAACTCTCATAATTTCACCACATTCCTACTTAAATTGCAGGAGCTGA